The Medicago truncatula cultivar Jemalong A17 chromosome 7, MtrunA17r5.0-ANR, whole genome shotgun sequence genome includes the window acttgtttgagacttttgaaacttaaaggaccactttgagaaaaacgaaaaacttaaaggacctttaaatgcatttgacctaGAAAATACTATTATAAACTCTGGCTTtacttaaaataatataaactcCTAGTCAAAGTTGGCTTGCATACAGGCCATAAATAGAACCACATATTCATAAATTTATCAAACCAATAGCCCTGAAAAACTTGGAACTCAAAATTCAATTCCAATTCCATGGCCAAAACAATTCATATAGCAGCAATTTCAATCCCAGCATTCAGCCACCAAGCTTCCATCATAGAATTTTGCAAGAAACtcattcatcatcataatcacttcCACATAACCATCATCTTTCCAACCATAGATTCACCTCTCCAAGCAACCCTCACATTACTCAAATCTCTTCCTTCAAATATTACATACACTTTCCTCCCTCCAATCAACAAAAAATCTCTCCCACAAAATCTCTCTCCAGCAGTCCAAATCCAACTAGCAGTCTCACAATCCATGCCATCTTTTCATACCACAATCTCTTCATTATGTTCTTCATCAACAACACCACCACTTGTTGCTTTAATCACTGATCCTTTCGCAAACGAATCACTCGAAGTACTAAAAGAATTCAACCTTTTATCTTACATATATTTCCCTCCTTCAGCAATGACACTCTCACTTTTCATCCATTTTCCAAAACTTCATGAAGAAATTTCATGTGAGTTTAGAGATCACAATGAAGCTATTCAAATTCCAGGTTGTGTACCTATTCATGGAATTGATTTACCTGAACATTTTCAAGATCGGTCTAGTCTTGCTTATGATTTGATTCTCCAACGTTGCAAAAGATTCAATCTTGCTGATGGGTTTTTGGTTAACAGTTTCTTGAAAATGGAGGAAAATACAATGAAAGCCTTAGAAGAACATAATGATTCTGTTTTTCTTGTGGGACCCATTATTCAAAATGGGACAAGTAATGAGACAAAAGTTTCAGATTCAGATTTAGAATGTTTGAAgtggttgaaaaatcaaagtACTAATtctgttttgtttgtttcatttGGAAGTGGTGGAACACTTTCTCAAGAACAAGTTAATGAGTTAGCTTTTGGGTTGGAATTAAGTGGTCAAAAGTTTTTATGGGTTTTAAGAGTACCTAGTGATTCATCAAATGAAGCTTATCTTGGTGCTAAAAATGATGATGaccctttaaattttttaccaaaagGGTTTTTAGAGAGAACTAAAGGACAAGGATTAGTTGTACCTAATTGGGCACCTCAAACACAAATTTTGAGTCATGGGTCAATTGGTGCATTTTTGACTCATTGTGGTTGGAATTCAGTTCTTGAGAGTGTAGTGTTGGGTGTGCCTATGATTGCTTGGCCTTTGTTTGCTGAGCAAAAAATTAATGCTGTTTTGTTATGTGATGGAGTTAAGGTTGCAATGAGGTTAAAGTTTAATGAGGATGGATTAGTTGGCAGAGATGAAATTGCTAAGGTGGTTAAAGAGTTGATGTTGGATGATGAAGGAAATGTGATTAGGGAAAGGATTGAAGAGTTGAGAGATGCTGCTATTGATGCATTGAAAGAAGATGGGTCCTCGACTTTGGCAATTTGCCAATTTGGTAATAGATTGGAAAGTAATGGGACCAACTTGTAGTTTTATGTTGGTTATGCGGTGatcataattgattttaaaggAAATCTAATTCGTGGTAATGATACTGCGGCGTCTCCTTTATGTCTTATTTGACAGTTGATCAACATCATCTTCTGTTTTAGAGccatttttctttacttttcttatattttttta containing:
- the LOC25480578 gene encoding hydroquinone glucosyltransferase, which codes for MAKTIHIAAISIPAFSHQASIIEFCKKLIHHHNHFHITIIFPTIDSPLQATLTLLKSLPSNITYTFLPPINKKSLPQNLSPAVQIQLAVSQSMPSFHTTISSLCSSSTTPPLVALITDPFANESLEVLKEFNLLSYIYFPPSAMTLSLFIHFPKLHEEISCEFRDHNEAIQIPGCVPIHGIDLPEHFQDRSSLAYDLILQRCKRFNLADGFLVNSFLKMEENTMKALEEHNDSVFLVGPIIQNGTSNETKVSDSDLECLKWLKNQSTNSVLFVSFGSGGTLSQEQVNELAFGLELSGQKFLWVLRVPSDSSNEAYLGAKNDDDPLNFLPKGFLERTKGQGLVVPNWAPQTQILSHGSIGAFLTHCGWNSVLESVVLGVPMIAWPLFAEQKINAVLLCDGVKVAMRLKFNEDGLVGRDEIAKVVKELMLDDEGNVIRERIEELRDAAIDALKEDGSSTLAICQFGNRLESNGTNL